In one window of Mercurialis annua linkage group LG4, ddMerAnnu1.2, whole genome shotgun sequence DNA:
- the LOC126678989 gene encoding polycomb group protein EMBRYONIC FLOWER 2-like isoform X1: MCHQNCCVHLSADETVAAEESLLIYCKPVELYNILHSRAQSNPAFLRRCLRYKMKASRKRRLAAGVVIFNYRDYNNKLQKTEVTEDFSCPFCLMMCLSFKGLRYHLCSSHDLLNFEFWVNEEYQAVNVSVKIDRLLSETIADGVEQRQQSFFFCSRSRRRKSRNHDQNMKQVSVQFLELESINEEFLRKDDGENGFKSSSSEKDMHNSMHGAENYSPENPNATELIERVASSSNILGFSIAKIQSPVDSECAVKSQCGNGTSLPTGVHIAKARRLTVDRVDPRNRALLQKRQFYHSHRVQPMALEEVLEDRDSEDEVDDDIADFEDRRMLDDFVDVSKDEKQLMHLWNSFVRKQRVLADGHVSWACEAFSKFHGQELVRSPALFWCWRLFMIKLWNHGLLDASTMNNCNIILERCRDEVSGAMKTERGDD, from the exons ATGTGTCATCAGAATTGTTGTGTGCATTTATCTGCCGATGAAACAGTTGCAGCTGAAGAAAGTCTTTTAATTTATTGCAAACCTGTTGAACTTTATAATATTCTTCACTCTCGGGCTCAATCCAAT CCTGCATTTCTTCGAAGATGTTTGCGTTACAAAATGAAAGCAAGCCGTAAAAGAAG GTTGGCAGCTGGAGTTGTGATTTTCAACTACAGAGATTACAACAACAAACTACAAAAAACTGAAG TCACGGAGGACTTCTCTTGTCCATTTTGCTTGATGATGTGTTTGAGTTTTAAG GGTTTACGGTATCATTTATGCTCTTCACATGATCTATTGAACTTCGAGTTCTGG GTAAATGAAGAGTACCAAGCAGTGAATGTCTCTGTGAAAATTGATAGATTGTTATCAGAG ACTATTGCAGATGGTGTAGAGCAAAGGCAGCAATCATTCTTCTTCTG cTCTAGGTCTCGAAGACGCAAATCAAGAAATCATGATCAAAATATGAAACAAGTTTCTGTACAGTTCTTGGAGTTGGAAAGCATAAATGAGGAATTTTTGAGGAAGGACGATG GTGAGAATGGTTTCAAGTCATCTTCCAGTGAAAAAGATATGCATAATTCGATGCATGGAGCAGAAAACTATAGTCCTGAGAATCCTAACGCAACAGAGTTGATAGAGCGTGTAGCGTCAAGTTCTAATATCTTAGGTTTTTCAATTGCGAAGATTCAATCTCCTGTGGACTCTGAATGTGCTGTTAAATCACAATGTGGAAACGGTACATCACTCCCTACTGGTGTCCATATTGCAAAAGCAAGGAGGTTAACAGTGGACCGGGTAGACCCTAGAAA ccGTGCACTCCTACAAAAACGGCAGTTCTATCACTCTCACAGAGTTCAG CCTATGGCACTTGAAGAAGTACTAGAGGATCGAGACAGTGAAGATGAAGTTGATGATGACATTGCAGATTTTGAAGATAGACGG ATGCTCGATGATTTTGTGGATGTTAGCAAAGACGAGAAGCAGCTTATGCATCTCTGGAACTCATTTGTGAGAAAGCAAAG AGTGCTGGCAGATGGTCATGTTTCGTGGGCGTGTGAAGCATTCTCAAAATTTCATGGACAGGAGCTGGTTCGATCCCCTGCTTTGTTTTG GTGTTGGAGATTATTCATGATAAAGCTGTGGAACCATGGTCTTCTTGATGCAAGCACAATGAACAACTGTAATATAATTCTTGAAAGATGTCGAGATGAGGTATCTGGCGCTATGAAAACTGAAAGAGGAGACGATTAG
- the LOC126677284 gene encoding RGG repeats nuclear RNA binding protein A isoform X1, which yields MTTMNPFDLLGDDDNEDPSFLIAAAQLKVVEKPKKPVAPVQAQAQPAKPAKLPTKPPPPAEAVREARTEGGRGGGRGGGRGFARGRGGYGGFNRESNNNEATFGNSNGFSGGYKPSEEGEGGKTSERRSYGGPRGGFRGGRRGGFGNDEDGEGERPRRIYERRSGTGRGSNEVKREGAGRGNWGTHSDDIAPETEEPVVENEKNAAVEKPSGEDDVADANKVIPSNETEEKEPEEKNMTLEEYEKILEEKKKALSVSKVEERKVDVQKEFGSMQPLSSKKENFEVFIKLGSEKDKKKDAADKEDRAKKAVSINEFLKPAEGERYYGGRGRGRGRGPRGGYNGGYTRDAAAPSIEDPGQFPTLGGK from the exons ATGACAACAATGAACCCTTTTGATCTTCTGGGTGACGATGATAATGAGGACCCAAGTTTTCTTATTGCTGCTGCTCAGCTTAAGGTTGTTGAGAAGCCTAAGAAGCCGGTTGCTCCTGTTCAAGCTCAAGCTCAGCCTGCTAAGCCGGCTAAGCTTCCTACTAAACCGCCACCCCCTGCTGAGGCTG TGAGGGAAGCGAGGACTGAAGGAGGACGTGGAGGAGGCAGAGGTGGCGGACGTGGTTTTGCCCGTGGGCGTGGAGGTTATGGTGGATTCAACAGGGAATCAAACAACAATGAAGCTACCTTTGGCAACAGCAATGGATTTTCTGGTGGGTACAAGCCATCTGAAGAGGGAGAAGGTGGAAAGACCTCTGAGAGGCGTAGCTATGGCGGGCCTCGTGGTGGTTTCCGTGGAGGTCGTCGTGGTGGTTTTGGAAATGATGAAGATGGAGAGGGTGAACGCCCTCGCAGGATTTACGAACGCCGCAGTGGAACTGGTCGTGG CAGTAATGAGGTCAAACGAGAGGGAGCTGGTCGTGGTAATTGGGGAACACATTCTGATGACATTGCCCC tgAAACTGAGGAGCCTGTTgttgaaaatgaaaagaatGCTGCTGTTGAGAAGCCATCTGGAGAGGATGATGTTGCAGATGCCAACAAGGTCATCCCTTCAAATGAGACAGAAGAAAAGGAGCCTGAGGAAAAG AATATGACTTTGGAAGAGTATGAGAAAATActtgaagaaaagaagaaagcaTTGTCTGTTTCAAAGGTGGAAGAAAGAAAGGTTGATGTGCAAAAAGAGTTTGGCTCTATGCAACCTCTTTCAAGTAAGAAGGAAAATTTTGAGGTCTTCATCAAACTG GGTTCTGAGAAGGATAAAAAAAAGGATGCTGCTGACAAGGAAGACAGAGCGAAAAAG GCTGTGAGCATAAATGAATTCCTGAAGCCTGCCGAAGGTGAGAGATACTATGGTGGGCGTGGCCGTGGACGTGGACGTGGCCCAAGAGGTGGATATAACGGAGGCTACACACGTGATGCAGCTGCTCCCTCAATTGAAGATCCTGGGCAGTTCCCCACCTTGGGTGGCAAGTAG
- the LOC126679500 gene encoding uncharacterized protein LOC126679500, whose amino-acid sequence MLYRFVIVLYSLRFIMSISTLCYGDMSKEKVLTVGEELWKETLQLQMGSRMYQLRGLKPYTWYEVKISYPASIPASFSIQLKKEDFDLGIEGNRRLLNTEKLIFKTDSLVSDQSKLYVLVTVEPEGFVAIPHVTERQDIIFNIVCDELLLGIPHKAWWVAILVLLCLGFAFIIPSFLPSYLLLRNGSSQLLNQNILKDS is encoded by the exons ATGCTTTATCGCTTCGTCATTGTGCTCTACAGTCTCCGCTTCATTATGAGTATCTCAACTCTCTGTTACGGAGACAT GAGTAAAGAAAAAGTATTGACAGTCGGGGAGGAACTGTGGAAGGAAACACTTCAATTACAAATGGGTTCTCGCATGTATCAATTGCGAGGGCTGAAACCATATACTTGGTATGAAGTGAAGATATCATATCCAGCTTCT ATACCTGCTAGTTTTTCCATACAACTAAAGAAAGAGGATTTTGACTTGGGAATTGAAGGAAATAGGAGGCTACTTAACActgaaaagttaatttttaagaCCGACAGTCTTGTTAGTGATCAG AGTAAATTATATGTATTGGTGACCGTGGAGCCTGAGGGGTTTGTTGCAATACCACACGTAACAGAGAGACAGGACATTATATTTAACATAG TTTGTGATGAGCTGTTATTGGGCATCCCCCATAAGGCTTGGTGGGTAGCAATCCTGGTATTGCTATGTCTTGGATTTGCATTTATCATTCCCAGTTTTCTTCCCTCATATTTACTCCTAAGGAATGGAAGCTCCCAGTTATTAAATCAGAATATCCTCAAAGATTCTTGA
- the LOC126678989 gene encoding polycomb group protein EMBRYONIC FLOWER 2-like isoform X2, which yields MCHQNCCVHLSADETVAAEESLLIYCKPVELYNILHSRAQSNPAFLRRCLRYKMKASRKRRLAAGVVIFNYRDYNNKLQKTEVTEDFSCPFCLMMCLSFKGLRYHLCSSHDLLNFEFWVNEEYQAVNVSVKIDRLLSETIADGVEQRQQSFFFWSRRRKSRNHDQNMKQVSVQFLELESINEEFLRKDDGENGFKSSSSEKDMHNSMHGAENYSPENPNATELIERVASSSNILGFSIAKIQSPVDSECAVKSQCGNGTSLPTGVHIAKARRLTVDRVDPRNRALLQKRQFYHSHRVQPMALEEVLEDRDSEDEVDDDIADFEDRRMLDDFVDVSKDEKQLMHLWNSFVRKQRVLADGHVSWACEAFSKFHGQELVRSPALFWCWRLFMIKLWNHGLLDASTMNNCNIILERCRDEVSGAMKTERGDD from the exons ATGTGTCATCAGAATTGTTGTGTGCATTTATCTGCCGATGAAACAGTTGCAGCTGAAGAAAGTCTTTTAATTTATTGCAAACCTGTTGAACTTTATAATATTCTTCACTCTCGGGCTCAATCCAAT CCTGCATTTCTTCGAAGATGTTTGCGTTACAAAATGAAAGCAAGCCGTAAAAGAAG GTTGGCAGCTGGAGTTGTGATTTTCAACTACAGAGATTACAACAACAAACTACAAAAAACTGAAG TCACGGAGGACTTCTCTTGTCCATTTTGCTTGATGATGTGTTTGAGTTTTAAG GGTTTACGGTATCATTTATGCTCTTCACATGATCTATTGAACTTCGAGTTCTGG GTAAATGAAGAGTACCAAGCAGTGAATGTCTCTGTGAAAATTGATAGATTGTTATCAGAG ACTATTGCAGATGGTGTAGAGCAAAGGCAGCAATCATTCTTCTTCTG GTCTCGAAGACGCAAATCAAGAAATCATGATCAAAATATGAAACAAGTTTCTGTACAGTTCTTGGAGTTGGAAAGCATAAATGAGGAATTTTTGAGGAAGGACGATG GTGAGAATGGTTTCAAGTCATCTTCCAGTGAAAAAGATATGCATAATTCGATGCATGGAGCAGAAAACTATAGTCCTGAGAATCCTAACGCAACAGAGTTGATAGAGCGTGTAGCGTCAAGTTCTAATATCTTAGGTTTTTCAATTGCGAAGATTCAATCTCCTGTGGACTCTGAATGTGCTGTTAAATCACAATGTGGAAACGGTACATCACTCCCTACTGGTGTCCATATTGCAAAAGCAAGGAGGTTAACAGTGGACCGGGTAGACCCTAGAAA ccGTGCACTCCTACAAAAACGGCAGTTCTATCACTCTCACAGAGTTCAG CCTATGGCACTTGAAGAAGTACTAGAGGATCGAGACAGTGAAGATGAAGTTGATGATGACATTGCAGATTTTGAAGATAGACGG ATGCTCGATGATTTTGTGGATGTTAGCAAAGACGAGAAGCAGCTTATGCATCTCTGGAACTCATTTGTGAGAAAGCAAAG AGTGCTGGCAGATGGTCATGTTTCGTGGGCGTGTGAAGCATTCTCAAAATTTCATGGACAGGAGCTGGTTCGATCCCCTGCTTTGTTTTG GTGTTGGAGATTATTCATGATAAAGCTGTGGAACCATGGTCTTCTTGATGCAAGCACAATGAACAACTGTAATATAATTCTTGAAAGATGTCGAGATGAGGTATCTGGCGCTATGAAAACTGAAAGAGGAGACGATTAG
- the LOC126679499 gene encoding uncharacterized protein LOC126679499: MPDSAHSLPVLSEEPPHARNWFSSYVYESPLLDTLGDLKGSVAGESEYKKEGFASEESELVKEGNLEESRNSWSSNELVDFGDGNMCTNVFANPIENPSLNKPLSEIPDSSNSFSNLSEPPDIKNWFFSYAYESPESNVFADKESESEEDDSANQQDNKAKCKSGQTGTSDEIAFDETLKSNGSLKFNRSLRDEEENNSMDEGNKAPPARISTPKSITWNLKSTSPTEDVLPPVSEESVRKSHCGSNGKENQGIEVAGNGFVTTKKNRGRENDENSMPKPHKILSECSTKNTKKASDGKDAMKRKVLSERTNFEAECNDVTGKWKCPQKSKPNTGPPLKQLRLERWVHRL, from the exons ATGCCAGATTCTGCTCATTCTCTACCGGTCCTTTCTG AAGAGCCTCCTCATGCCAGAAACTGGTTTTCAAGCTATGTTTATGAATCTCCTTTACTGGATACACTTGGCGATCTTAAAGGATCAGTTGCTGGAGAAAGTGAATATAAGAAAGAAGGTTTTGCTTCTGAGGAAAGCGAACTAGTAAAGGAAGGGAATCTCGAGGAGTCTAGGAATTCTTGGAGCAGCAATGAACTAGTAGATTTTGGTGATGGTAATATGTGCACAAATGTGTTTGCCAATCCGATTGAAAACCCGTCTCTGAACAAGCCTTTAAGTGAG ATACCTGACTCTTCAAATTCATTTTCGAATCTGTCTG AGCCACCAGACATTAAAAACTGGTTCTTTAGCTATGCATATGAGTCTCCGGAGAGCAATGTATTTGCTGATAAAGAATCTGAAAGTGAAGAAGATGATTCTGCTAATCAACAGGACAACAAAGCCAAATGCAAATCTGGACAAACCGGAACTTCAGATGAAATAGCTTTTGATGAGACATTAAAATCAAATGGAAGTTTGAAGTTTAACAGGTCTTTACGAGATGAGGAGGAAAACAATTCCATGGATGAG GGCAATAAGGCTCCTCCAGCTAGAATATCTACACCAAAGTCGATTACTTGGAATTTAAAAAGTACTTCTCCGACAGAAGATGTTTTACCGCCAGTTTCCGAAGAATCAGTGAGAAAATCACACTGTGGAAGCAATGGCAAGGAGAATCAGGGAATAGAAGTTGCAGGAAATGGTTTTGTGACGACAAAGAAGAATCGAGGGAGAGAAAATGATGAGAATTCTATGCCAAAGCCACATAAGATTCTATCAGAATGTTCAACAAAGAACACGAAAAAAGCATCGGATGGAAAGGATGCCATGAAACGAAAGGTTTTGTCGGAACGAACGAATTTTGAAGCCGAATGCAATGATGTGACAGGGAAATGGAAATGTCCTCAGAAGAGTAAACCAAATACTGGACCTCCTTTGAAGCAGCTTCGACTTGAAAGATGGGTTCATAGGCTGTAA
- the LOC126676486 gene encoding 60S ribosomal protein L27-like has product MVKFLKPNKAVILLQGRYAGRKAVIVRSFDDGTRDRPYGHCLVAGISKYPAKVIKKDSAKKTAKKSRVKAFIRTVNYSHLMPTRYTLDVDLKDVVNPDALASKDKKVTAAKEIKNRFEERFKTGKNRWFFSKLRF; this is encoded by the coding sequence atggtgaaattctTGAAACCAAACAAGGCGGTAATCCTCCTGCAAGGCCGTTACGCTGGCCGGAAAGCAGTGATCGTCCGATCATTCGATGACGGAACCCGCGACAGACCCTACGGTCACTGTTTGGTTGCCGGAATTTCGAAGTACCCAGCGAAGGTCATCAAGAAAGACTCGGCAAAGAAAACAGCAAAGAAATCAAGAGTGAAAGCTTTTATCAGAACGGTTAATTATAGCCATTTGATGCCGACGAGATACACTCTGGACGTTGATTTGAAAGACGTTGTGAACCCTGATGCTTTGGCTTCTAAGGACAAGAAGGTCACTGCTGCTAAAGAAATCAAGAACAGATTCGAAGAGCGGTTCAAGACTGGTAAAAACAGGTGGTTCTTTTCTAAGCttaggttttga
- the LOC126676548 gene encoding phospholipase A1-Ibeta2, chloroplastic yields MQICAIPAQKLHRFPAKIGGFRCQQSRLNPLLTNPRSVSFSLATAQQQSLKSITSTQLTKQHLSNLEKLLQKQSPEYLNPPAKQQEVHNVDSSDKNDGSLFSLAGKGKSILEGLSLPRVWPEMKAAEEMSPRHLNRLKRLLSMTQQYSPRNHLGSQWTELHGCNNWEGLLDPLDENLRREVVRYGEFVQAAYHSFHSNPAMSTLEAPSPQHVALPDRSYKVTKSLYATSSVGLPKWVDEMAPDLGWMTQRSSWVGYVAVCDDKREIQRMGRRDIVIALRGTSTCLEWAENMRAHLVDMPGSHDPTQGGQSKVECGFLSLYKTKGALVPSLSESVVDEIKRLTEMYKDEPLSITVTGHSLGAALAVLVGDELSTISSDMPHIAVFSFGGPKVGNKSFANEIKTKNVNVLRIVNNQDVVTKVPCLPVVEDLHEDMPLAYSHVGVELRVDTKMSPYLKPNADAACCHDLEAYLHLVDGFMASNCPFRTNAKRSLVRLVNDQKSNVKKLYTSKARALSLSLERPQGFSPSSSTCLPSPSQ; encoded by the coding sequence atgcaGATCTGTGCAATTCCGGCCCAGAAACTCCACCGTTTTCCGGCGAAAATTGGCGGTTTTAGATGCCAACAGTCTCGATTAAACCCATTATTAACAAATCCACGTAGCGTTTCTTTTTCACTTGCAACTGCTCAACAACAATCTTTAAAGTCTATTACTTCAACTCAATTAACCAAGCAACACCTTTCTAATCTTGAGAAGCTTCTACAAAAACAATCGCCGGAATATTTGAACCCGCCGGCGAAACAACAAGAAGTTCATAATGTTGATAGCAGTGATAAGAATGATGGGTCATTATTTTCATTAGCCGGCAAGGGTAAATCTATTCTTGAAGGATTAAGCTTGCCTAGAGTTTGGCCGGAAATGAAAGCGGCGGAAGAAATGTCACCTAGACATTTGAACCGTCTTAAAAGACTGTTATCTATGACACAGCAGTATTCTCCGAGGAACCACCTCGGCTCCCAGTGGACGGAGCTTCACGGCTGTAATAATTGGGAAGGACTCCTTGATCCTCTCGATGAGAATCTCCGGCGAGAGGTTGTTCGGTACGGGGAGTTTGTTCAAGCCGCTTACCATTCTTTCCATTCTAATCCCGCCATGTCAACTCTAGAAGCGCCGTCACCCCAACACGTGGCGTTGCCCGACAGGTCTTATAAGGTGACCAAGAGCTTATACGCCACGTCATCAGTTGGATTACCTAAGTGGGTCGATGAAATGGCGCCTGATCTCGGGTGGATGACCCAACGGTCTAGCTGGGTCGGGTACGTTGCTGTTTGTGACGATAAGAGAGAGATCCAGCGAATGGGGAGGAGAGACATAGTGATAGCATTACGTGGGACTTCCACGTGTCTTGAATGGGCTGAGAATATGAGAGCCCATTTAGTGGACATGCCCGGAAGCCATGACCCGACCCAAGGAGGACAATCCAAGGTGGAATGCGGGTTTTTGAGCTTGTACAAAACTAAAGGAGCTCTAGTGCCAAGTCTGTCAGAATCAGTAGTTgatgaaataaaaagattaacAGAAATGTACAAAGATGAGCCACTAAGCATAACCGTCACAGGTCACAGCTTGGGTGCTGCGCTGGCAGTATTAGTAGGAGATGAGCTAAGCACAATCTCCTCAGACATGCCACATATTGCAGTTTTCTCATTCGGTGGGCCCAAAGTGGGAAACAAAAGTTTCGCCAACGAAATTAAGACAAAAAACGTAAACGTTTTAAGAATAGTGAACAACCAAGACGTGGTCACTAAAGTCCCATGTCTTCCCGTCGTAGAAGATCTACACGAGGACATGCCATTAGCGTACTCGCACGTGGGGGTTGAGCTACGAGTGGACACCAAGATGTCGCCGTATCTAAAGCCGAACGCTGACGCGGCATGCTGTCATGACTTGGAGGCGTATCTGCACTTGGTGGATGGGTTCATGGCTTCGAACTGTCCGTTTAGGACAAATGCGAAGAGGAGTTTAGTTAGATTGGTAAATGACCAGAAATCTAATGTTAAGAAATTGTACACAAGTAAGGCTCGTGCCTTGAGTTTGAGCCTCGAAAGGCCGCAGGGattttctccttcttcttccacCTGCCTGCCTAGCCCTTCTCAGTAG
- the LOC126677284 gene encoding RGG repeats nuclear RNA binding protein A isoform X2 produces the protein MTTMNPFDLLGDDDNEDPSFLIAAAQLKVVEKPKKPVAPVQAQAQPAKPAKLPTKPPPPAEAVREARTEGGRGGGRGGGRGFARGRGGYGGFNRESNNNEATFGNSNGFSGGYKPSEEGEGGKTSERRSYGGPRGGFRGGRRGGFGNDEDGEGERPRRIYERRSGTGRGNEVKREGAGRGNWGTHSDDIAPETEEPVVENEKNAAVEKPSGEDDVADANKVIPSNETEEKEPEEKNMTLEEYEKILEEKKKALSVSKVEERKVDVQKEFGSMQPLSSKKENFEVFIKLGSEKDKKKDAADKEDRAKKAVSINEFLKPAEGERYYGGRGRGRGRGPRGGYNGGYTRDAAAPSIEDPGQFPTLGGK, from the exons ATGACAACAATGAACCCTTTTGATCTTCTGGGTGACGATGATAATGAGGACCCAAGTTTTCTTATTGCTGCTGCTCAGCTTAAGGTTGTTGAGAAGCCTAAGAAGCCGGTTGCTCCTGTTCAAGCTCAAGCTCAGCCTGCTAAGCCGGCTAAGCTTCCTACTAAACCGCCACCCCCTGCTGAGGCTG TGAGGGAAGCGAGGACTGAAGGAGGACGTGGAGGAGGCAGAGGTGGCGGACGTGGTTTTGCCCGTGGGCGTGGAGGTTATGGTGGATTCAACAGGGAATCAAACAACAATGAAGCTACCTTTGGCAACAGCAATGGATTTTCTGGTGGGTACAAGCCATCTGAAGAGGGAGAAGGTGGAAAGACCTCTGAGAGGCGTAGCTATGGCGGGCCTCGTGGTGGTTTCCGTGGAGGTCGTCGTGGTGGTTTTGGAAATGATGAAGATGGAGAGGGTGAACGCCCTCGCAGGATTTACGAACGCCGCAGTGGAACTGGTCGTGG TAATGAGGTCAAACGAGAGGGAGCTGGTCGTGGTAATTGGGGAACACATTCTGATGACATTGCCCC tgAAACTGAGGAGCCTGTTgttgaaaatgaaaagaatGCTGCTGTTGAGAAGCCATCTGGAGAGGATGATGTTGCAGATGCCAACAAGGTCATCCCTTCAAATGAGACAGAAGAAAAGGAGCCTGAGGAAAAG AATATGACTTTGGAAGAGTATGAGAAAATActtgaagaaaagaagaaagcaTTGTCTGTTTCAAAGGTGGAAGAAAGAAAGGTTGATGTGCAAAAAGAGTTTGGCTCTATGCAACCTCTTTCAAGTAAGAAGGAAAATTTTGAGGTCTTCATCAAACTG GGTTCTGAGAAGGATAAAAAAAAGGATGCTGCTGACAAGGAAGACAGAGCGAAAAAG GCTGTGAGCATAAATGAATTCCTGAAGCCTGCCGAAGGTGAGAGATACTATGGTGGGCGTGGCCGTGGACGTGGACGTGGCCCAAGAGGTGGATATAACGGAGGCTACACACGTGATGCAGCTGCTCCCTCAATTGAAGATCCTGGGCAGTTCCCCACCTTGGGTGGCAAGTAG
- the LOC126678989 gene encoding polycomb group protein EMBRYONIC FLOWER 2-like isoform X3: MLSDVTEDFSCPFCLMMCLSFKGLRYHLCSSHDLLNFEFWVNEEYQAVNVSVKIDRLLSETIADGVEQRQQSFFFCSRSRRRKSRNHDQNMKQVSVQFLELESINEEFLRKDDGENGFKSSSSEKDMHNSMHGAENYSPENPNATELIERVASSSNILGFSIAKIQSPVDSECAVKSQCGNGTSLPTGVHIAKARRLTVDRVDPRNRALLQKRQFYHSHRVQPMALEEVLEDRDSEDEVDDDIADFEDRRMLDDFVDVSKDEKQLMHLWNSFVRKQRVLADGHVSWACEAFSKFHGQELVRSPALFWCWRLFMIKLWNHGLLDASTMNNCNIILERCRDEVSGAMKTERGDD, translated from the exons ATGCTGTCTGATG TCACGGAGGACTTCTCTTGTCCATTTTGCTTGATGATGTGTTTGAGTTTTAAG GGTTTACGGTATCATTTATGCTCTTCACATGATCTATTGAACTTCGAGTTCTGG GTAAATGAAGAGTACCAAGCAGTGAATGTCTCTGTGAAAATTGATAGATTGTTATCAGAG ACTATTGCAGATGGTGTAGAGCAAAGGCAGCAATCATTCTTCTTCTG cTCTAGGTCTCGAAGACGCAAATCAAGAAATCATGATCAAAATATGAAACAAGTTTCTGTACAGTTCTTGGAGTTGGAAAGCATAAATGAGGAATTTTTGAGGAAGGACGATG GTGAGAATGGTTTCAAGTCATCTTCCAGTGAAAAAGATATGCATAATTCGATGCATGGAGCAGAAAACTATAGTCCTGAGAATCCTAACGCAACAGAGTTGATAGAGCGTGTAGCGTCAAGTTCTAATATCTTAGGTTTTTCAATTGCGAAGATTCAATCTCCTGTGGACTCTGAATGTGCTGTTAAATCACAATGTGGAAACGGTACATCACTCCCTACTGGTGTCCATATTGCAAAAGCAAGGAGGTTAACAGTGGACCGGGTAGACCCTAGAAA ccGTGCACTCCTACAAAAACGGCAGTTCTATCACTCTCACAGAGTTCAG CCTATGGCACTTGAAGAAGTACTAGAGGATCGAGACAGTGAAGATGAAGTTGATGATGACATTGCAGATTTTGAAGATAGACGG ATGCTCGATGATTTTGTGGATGTTAGCAAAGACGAGAAGCAGCTTATGCATCTCTGGAACTCATTTGTGAGAAAGCAAAG AGTGCTGGCAGATGGTCATGTTTCGTGGGCGTGTGAAGCATTCTCAAAATTTCATGGACAGGAGCTGGTTCGATCCCCTGCTTTGTTTTG GTGTTGGAGATTATTCATGATAAAGCTGTGGAACCATGGTCTTCTTGATGCAAGCACAATGAACAACTGTAATATAATTCTTGAAAGATGTCGAGATGAGGTATCTGGCGCTATGAAAACTGAAAGAGGAGACGATTAG